GTGTCCTCCACCGAGTCGAGGATGCACTCGTGCAGCACGTCGTACTCGCGCACCAGCACCGTCAGATCGAAACCGATGCGCAGGCGCTGGCGGCCGTGCTCGCGGGCCTCGGCGCTGCGCTCCGGTACCGCGGCGGCTCCCTCCCGTCTGGCCTGGTGGAGCACCGTGGTCAGCTCCTGGAGGTAGCCGCCGATGTGGTCCTCCAGCAAGCCCTGGGGGCGGGGCGCCGGGGCCAGCTCCTCGCTCAGCCGCTCCACCCAGTGGTGGATGATGTCGTCACGCCGGGCCTCCAGCACGTCCGCCAGCGAGGCATGCGGGGACGTTGGCCGATGCGTCTCGCGGTTCACGGCGCTATTCCTCTCCCGGGAGTGGAGATAATGGCTCCCCATCAGATGGGGAAGACGGCCCCATCAGACGGACATAACAACGCTCGGAAAGAGGCGTTCCCCCGCTGTGAGCGGGCGGACATGGAAGGGCATTGCCGCTTGTTCAGTGTGTCGATGGCTCGCCCGTGCGCCTGGTCCCCGGGGAGGGCGCCACCCCCGAGGCGAGGTGGCGCGAGGTGGTGTCAAAGAACTCGAAACGCGCGAGGTGGTGTCAAAGAACTCGAAACGCGGGACTCGAAGACCGAGGTGGTGTCAAAGAACTCGAAACGCGGGACTCGAAGACGGACGAGACTCGGCGTGGACGGGTGAATCTCGTGGCCTCCAAGTCTTTCCGAGGACGAAGCGCTGGAGCAAACGGGGAAGCGAGGACATGGCGGCGGAGGGGTGCTTCGCCAAGGAATGGGCCGAGCCAGCATACCCGGCCCGAGCACCTCAAGCGCAGCCGGCGGCCATTGGGACATGCATCCACGCACCAGGCGGTGAAGGAGCTATGCGAGCAGTACCGGGCCTTTGTCGTGGTGTTCCGAGAGGCAGCGGAGCGGTGGAGGCAGGAGGATTTCTCGGCTTGCTTTCCTCTCTTCTCCTTCCCACCGCGCGTCTTGCCGAGTCGTGCTGCTCAAGTTCTTTGACACCCTCTCGCAGTATACAGTCACGCGCATGGGAACGACTGACGCGCGCACGGAAGGGACCCGGCAGATGTGGGGTCTCGGGGACTACACGGGATTGGCCGGACGACTCATGCCCGCCTCACAAGCCCTGCTCGAGCGGGTGGAGCCGGTTGCGGGGCGGCGGGTGCTCGACGTGGCCGCCGGCACGGGCAACGCGGCCTGGCTCGCCGCCGAGCGGGGCGCGCGGGTGACGGCGTGCGACCTGTCGCCCCGGATGGTGCAACTCGGACGGGAGCGGACGGGGCCGCGAGTGGAATGGCTCGAGGCCAACGCCGAGGAGCTGCCCCTGCCCGATAGCGGTTTCGACGTGGCCCTCTCCGCCTTCGGAGTCATCTTCGTGCCAAGGCCGGAAGTGGCCCTGGCCCAGTTGCGCCGGGTGCTCGTGCCCGGAGGCGTGCTCGCGCTGACGGCCTGGACGAATGATGGGGTCATGGCGCGGATGAACGACGCCCTGCGCCCCTTCCTGCCGCCCTCGCCCACGGAAGGGCCAGACCCGCTCGCTTGGGGCAGGGAAGCCCAGGTGCGCTCCTGGCTGGCCGAGGGCTTCACCCGCGTCGAGGTCCAGCAGCGCACGTTGCCCTGGCACTTCGATTCACCCGCTCAGATGACGGCGTTCCTCGAGAAGCACTCCCCCGTCCACGTGGCACTGGGACACATGGCGGGGGAGCGCGCCAGGGAGATGTTCGCGGCCCTCGAGCGCATGGCGTCGCCCGATGGCGGGCCGGTTCGGCTGGAGGCGGAGTATCTGCTCGTGAGCGCGGTGGCGGCCTGAGCCGGTCGGGCGGGGCTTGGTGTCAAAGAACTCGACAAGCAGAACTGAGAGACGGAGGGGCCACGACCTGGACGGGTGAGACTCCCGGTCCCCTCGTCTTTCCAAGGACTTGAGGGCTGGCCCGCTGGGTGCATTCGGCCTCGAGCACCGCACGCGGGGGAGGGGGATGGGTTGGCCGCTGAGAATGTTCCAGGAGGAGGGCTTCTATTTCGTCACGTCCAGGTGCTTTCAGGGACGGCTGTTGCTGAGGCCCAGCCAGGAGATGAACGAGGTGGTAGGCGGAGTGCTGGCGCGAGCCGTCCAGCAGAGCGGCGGCCAGGTGCGGCTGCACGCCTTCACCTTCGCCTCCAATCACTTCCACCTGTTGGTATGGACGAAGGGGGCGGCACTCGCCTCTTTCATGCAGTACCTGCGCGCCAACCTGTCCAGGAAGGTGGGGAGGCTGGTGGAGTGGAGTGGGAGCTTCTGGGAGAGGCGCTATTCAGCGGAGCCGGTGCTGGACGACGCGGCGTTGGTGGGACGGCTGCGTTACGTGCTCGCCCATGGAGTGAAAGAAGGGCTGGTGGAGAGGAGTGCCGAGTGGCCAGGCCTCACATGCCTGCCGCAGCTGCTGGGACCAGCGAGGCGGCGCTTCCAGTGGTTCAACTGGACGAAGCGCTGGAGCAAGAGGAGGAGCGAGGACATGGCGGCGAGGGAGGGGCGCTTCGCCGAGCAGTGGGGAGAGCCCGTGGAACTGGAAGTGGCACCGTTGCCGTGCTGGAAAGGACTGGGGGAGGAGGAGAGGCGGCGTGCAGTACGGGGCCTGTTGGAGGAGGTGGAGGCCGAGGCCCGAGCACGGGGCAAGCCGGTCCTGGGGGCACGGGCCGTACAGGCGCAGCATCCACATACCCGGCCTGAGCGCCTCAAGCGCAGCCCGAGGCCGTTGGGGCATGCGTCCTTGCCCCAGGCCCTGAGGGAGTTACGGGAACAGTACCGTGCTTTCGTCGCGGCGTTCCGCGAGGCGGCTGCTCGGTGGAAACGGGGAGATTTCTCGGCCCGTTTTCCTCTCTTCTCTTTCCCGCCGCGTGTCGTGCCGGGCCTCGTCGCGCGCATTCTTTGACACCTGACCCGGGGCAGTGGACACCCGGCCCTCGGGGCGCTTCCCGCCTGTGGCTCCGCGAGGCAAGCTGAGGACCGTGTCGCGGCGCTCCCGGCTGGGCCTCACACTCCTGCTCTCGGTGCTCCTGCACGCAGCGCTCTTCTTCGCGCTGTCGCGGGTGCCGTCCGTCTATGCGCCAAGGCATGTGGCGCGACAGGCCGTGGAACTGGAGGTGCGCTATCCACCCGAGAAGCCCAGGACCCCTCCCGCCCCCGCGGTGCGGCCGCCCGAACGGACGAGCGCTCCACCGGCGCGCCGCGCGGAGCGACCTGCGCGACCAGGAGCGGAGGAACCGAAGTCCCAGGCGTCCACCCTGCGACCCAGGACGGAGGCGTCGAAATCCGAGGCCTCGGCTGAGTCTCCGGCTGCGGAGTCCCTGAAGGATGACGTGCCGCGGGCGACGCCGGAGCGGCTGGTGCTGGTGCCGGAGGGCATGCTCGGGGAGGGCATGTCGCTGACGGGGGAGCCTCCTTCCACCGGGCGGACCCTGCGCGACGTGCCCGGCTCCGAGCCTGATCCGAAGGCCATCGCGGCGCGGGAGGCGGAGGAGGCGCGCGTGCGCGTGGATGGGTGGGCCCAGGACTCGCTGGCGTCGGCGCGAGCGACGAGCGGGGCTCCCCATCCGTATTTCGCGCAGTTGCAGAAGGACTTCTCGAAGAAGCTGGTGAACCCGCCGTCGCCGGACCTGAAGGTGCTGGCGTCAGGGATGACGCGCGAGCAGGTGGAGGCCATCCAGCGCTTCGGCAAGACGGGCAGTCCCTATGCTCCCAAGGAGCGCGACCACCGCCTGGAGCAGGGCAACCGCTTCCAGGCGGCGGTGGAGGCCGGCCGCGCGGCGAACATGTTCATGGTGGATGTCACCAAGCCCATCCTCGCGCTCGCCGCCATCATCGAGGTCCGGCAGGCCCGCGACGGGAAGCTCCTGGACCTGGAGGTGATTGTGGGCTCGGGAGACCCGACCTTCGACGCGTGGGCAATGTCCCAACTGCGAGACGCCCTCGCCCGGGCGGAGTCGCCCGAGGGCGAAGGCGTGGGCATCCGTGACGACGGGATGCGCACCCGCTGGCGTCTCGAGGAGTACCTGGGCAACCCCCGGGTGCAGATCCACCTGATTGGTGTGTACTGACGCTGGGGCTGTCGCAGCGCGTGTCGCGTTTGGTCCATCACCCGCTACCCCAAGGGGCGCGGTTGCATGAGGCCATTCAGCCCGACACCCGCCTCCGGCCTCCATCAGCTCCGATGTGTTACAAGCTGGAGAGCCTTTCGACCGCCGCCGCGGTGCTCGCGACCCCGCTTCGCGGTCACCCTGCTGGCTGGAGCCGACCCATATGACTCGCCCGACCTTTCGCCCCTCGACGCCCGCGGACTCGGCCCGTTTGCTGGAGATCTGGGAGGCGGCTGTGCGCGCCACCCACCACTTCCTGGCCGAGGCCGACGTCGATGACCTGCTGCCGCGGGTCCGGGCCTACGTGTCCGTCGCGCCGTTCGAGCTGGCCGTGGACGGGCAGGGGACCGTGCATGCCTTTCTCGGCATGACGGGGAGCAAGATCGACAGCCTGTTCGTGCATCCGGACGCTCACGGCCGGGGACTCGGGCGGTCGCTGGTCGAGCGTGCCGCGGCCCTGCATCCGGTGGTGACGGTGGACGTCAACGAGCAGAACCCCGGTGCGCGGGCCTTCTACGCCCGTCTCGGCTTCGAGGTCATCGGCCGCTCGGAGACGGACGACGCCGGCCGCCCGTTCCCCCTCCTGCATCTGCGCCGCTTCGGTTCCGACGCCTGACCGTCGGCCAGTGACCGCCCCGGAAACCACGAGGATTCTGGGGCTTGGAGCGTCACCAGGTGAGGAGGATGTAGAGCGGCTCAGGCCGTCTCCCCGGCGGACGGCTCATCCTCTGCCTCGTGCACCCTCACCCAGGGCGGGAAGGGATCCTCGAGCTGGCTCCATCCCTCGGGGCCCGGGGCAATCTCCTCGTCGGTGAGCAGGCACTCCTCGAGCGCCTCGCGCAGCAGCGTCTGGTCCACCTGGCGGGTGATGAAGACGATCTCCTGGCGCCTGTCCCCCCAGGGCGCCCGCATCTCCTGTTCGAGCTCGGCGCGGGCCTCGGGTTCCTCGGGCCACTCCTCCCGGGGCACGGCGTCCCACCACAGCCCCGCGGGCTCGAAGGAGCAGGCCCCACCCGCCTGGGCCCATATCCCCGTCACATCCATGCGCGTGGCCAGCCAGAAGAACCCCTTGGAGCGCAGCACACCCTTCCAGCTTCCATGGATGAACTCCCAGAGACGCCCCGGATGGAAGGGTCGACGGGCCCGGAAGACGAAGCTCTCGATTCCATACTCCTCGGTCTCGGGAAAGGCCTCGCCGCGCAGCGTTCGCAGCCAGCCGGGGGCGCGCTGGGCCTTCTCCAGATCGAAGAGTCCCGTCTCCAATACCTCGGACAGCGCAACCCGGCCGCGCTCCGCGCGAACGATCCGCGCGCCCGGGTTGAGCAGGCAGAGGATGGACTCCAGCTCCCCCACCTGCTCGGGTGACACCAGGTCCGTCTTGTTCAGCACCAGCACGTCCGCGAACTCCACCTGCTCCACCAGCAGGTCCACCACCGTGCGCTCGTCCTCCTCGCCCGCGGCGATTCCCCGCTCCCGCAGCTCCTCGGTGTCATCCCAGTCCTTCAAGAAGTTGAAGGCGTCCACCACCGTCACCAGGGTGTCCAGCCGGGCCACATCCGACAGGCTCCGGCCCTGCTCGTCCGCGAAGGTGAACGTCTCCGCCACCGGCATGGGCTCGGCGATGCCGGTGGACTCGATGAGCAGGTGATCGAAACGGCCCTCGCGTGCCAGCCTGCCCACCTCCACCAGCAGATCCTCGCGCAGGGTGCAGCAGATGCAGCCGTTGCTCATCTCCACCAACTTCTCGTCCACGCGCGACAGCGAGGCTCCACCCTTCACCAGCCGGGCGTCGATGTTCACCTCGCTCATGTCATTGACGATGACGGCGACCCGGCGGCCCTCCCGGTTGTTGAGCACGTGGTTGAGAAGCGTCGTCTTCCCCGCGCCCAGGAAGCCCGAGAGCACGGTGACTGGCAGGCGTCCATCCCTCACGGCGTGCCCTCCCCCCGCGCGGCGCGCTCGTTCTTCGTCGTCGTGTCCCGGTGTCCGGTCCCCGAGGGGGACTCCGAGTGGATGAGGGGTCGATCAACCTTGGGCATGGTGGCGCTCCTTGTAGCGCTGTGCCCCTGTTGATGCAACTGTGTTGCATCTGAATGCCCAAAGCCAACGGAGAGGGGCTGTGTGGAGGGAGGTGGGCAGTGCAGAGGGGTGGAGAGGCCGTGCTGCCCGCTGTCCACGAGTCGCGTAATCCCGGAGGTGCTGGGGCAGCTCAGCCCAGCCGCCCATCAGCTTGCGGCCATGTGTCTGGTAGATGGGCTGGCCCGGTTGGGAGCCCATCTGCCTCCCACCTCGGGCCGGTTGCGGTGCTGACCCGCGGGGGGTGCGCATTGACAACGGGTGATGGCGCTCTTAGACAGCGCACATGAAGCTGCTGTCCTGGTGGTTCCGCATTCCGTTCTGGCAGCGCGTGCTGGGCGGTTTCGTGCTCGGCGCGCTGGCCGGCTGGGGAATGGGTGAAGCGGCGGGGCCCTGGTTGCAGCCGCTGGGCACGCTGTACGTCAACCTCATCCGGATGATCGCCACGCCGCTGGTGTTCTTCGCGGTCATCCATGCGGTGTCGGCGCTGCACGGGCAGAAGAGCGTGGCGGCGCTGGGCGGCAAGACGTTCCTGTGGTTCGCCGTGACCGCGGCACTGGCGGTGGGCGTGGGTCTGGGCACCGCCGCCTTGCTTCGCCCGGGGCTCGGCGTGGGCACGCTGCTGATGGCCGAGGGCTACAAGCCGCGCGAGGTACCGGGGCCGGTGCAGGTGCTGCTGGGCGTGGTACCGACCAATCCCTTCGCCGCCTTGGCGGAGGGGAAGATCCTCCAGGTCATCTTCTTCGCCGGACTGCTGGGCTTCGCGCTGGTCAAGCTGGGCGAGAAGACGGCGAGGCTGCGCGCGCTGGTGGGCGAGGCCAGCGAGGCGATGATCCAGGTCACCCGCTTCGTGCTGGAGCTGACCCCGCTCGGGACCTTCGGGCTCATCGCCGCCCTGGTGGGCACCTACGGCTTCGAGCGACTGCTGCCGCTGGGCCGGTTCGTGCTCGCGTTGTACGTGGCCTGCGCGCTGCACATCGTGTTCGTCTATGGAGGCCTGCTGCTGGCGCACGGGCTCAATCCGCTGCGCTTCTTCCGGGGCGCGGCGCCCGGGATGCAGGTGGCCTTCGTCAGCTCGTCCAGCTTCGCGTCCATGCCCGTGGCCCTGCGCAGCGTCACGCACAACCTCGGGGTGAACCGCGACTACGCGGCCTTCGCGGTGCCGCTGGGCGCCAGCATCAAGATGGACGGCTGCGGCGCCATCTACCCGGCCCTCGCCTCCCTCTTCGTCGCGCAGTACTTCGGCCTGGAGTTGTCG
This is a stretch of genomic DNA from Archangium violaceum. It encodes these proteins:
- a CDS encoding acetyltransferase, yielding MTRPTFRPSTPADSARLLEIWEAAVRATHHFLAEADVDDLLPRVRAYVSVAPFELAVDGQGTVHAFLGMTGSKIDSLFVHPDAHGRGLGRSLVERAAALHPVVTVDVNEQNPGARAFYARLGFEVIGRSETDDAGRPFPLLHLRRFGSDA
- a CDS encoding class I SAM-dependent methyltransferase, translated to MGTTDARTEGTRQMWGLGDYTGLAGRLMPASQALLERVEPVAGRRVLDVAAGTGNAAWLAAERGARVTACDLSPRMVQLGRERTGPRVEWLEANAEELPLPDSGFDVALSAFGVIFVPRPEVALAQLRRVLVPGGVLALTAWTNDGVMARMNDALRPFLPPSPTEGPDPLAWGREAQVRSWLAEGFTRVEVQQRTLPWHFDSPAQMTAFLEKHSPVHVALGHMAGERAREMFAALERMASPDGGPVRLEAEYLLVSAVAA
- a CDS encoding transposase, which translates into the protein MGWPLRMFQEEGFYFVTSRCFQGRLLLRPSQEMNEVVGGVLARAVQQSGGQVRLHAFTFASNHFHLLVWTKGAALASFMQYLRANLSRKVGRLVEWSGSFWERRYSAEPVLDDAALVGRLRYVLAHGVKEGLVERSAEWPGLTCLPQLLGPARRRFQWFNWTKRWSKRRSEDMAAREGRFAEQWGEPVELEVAPLPCWKGLGEEERRRAVRGLLEEVEAEARARGKPVLGARAVQAQHPHTRPERLKRSPRPLGHASLPQALRELREQYRAFVAAFREAAARWKRGDFSARFPLFSFPPRVVPGLVARIL
- a CDS encoding dicarboxylate/amino acid:cation symporter, with the translated sequence MKLLSWWFRIPFWQRVLGGFVLGALAGWGMGEAAGPWLQPLGTLYVNLIRMIATPLVFFAVIHAVSALHGQKSVAALGGKTFLWFAVTAALAVGVGLGTAALLRPGLGVGTLLMAEGYKPREVPGPVQVLLGVVPTNPFAALAEGKILQVIFFAGLLGFALVKLGEKTARLRALVGEASEAMIQVTRFVLELTPLGTFGLIAALVGTYGFERLLPLGRFVLALYVACALHIVFVYGGLLLAHGLNPLRFFRGAAPGMQVAFVSSSSFASMPVALRSVTHNLGVNRDYAAFAVPLGASIKMDGCGAIYPALASLFVAQYFGLELSASQYFIILLASVLGSFGTAGVPGTAVVMATVVLSSAGLPLEGLGYLLAIDRILDMMRTLTNVTGQMLVPVLVAREEGLLDVAVYDRASSNVGVEESS
- the zigA gene encoding zinc metallochaperone GTPase ZigA; the encoded protein is MRDGRLPVTVLSGFLGAGKTTLLNHVLNNREGRRVAVIVNDMSEVNIDARLVKGGASLSRVDEKLVEMSNGCICCTLREDLLVEVGRLAREGRFDHLLIESTGIAEPMPVAETFTFADEQGRSLSDVARLDTLVTVVDAFNFLKDWDDTEELRERGIAAGEEDERTVVDLLVEQVEFADVLVLNKTDLVSPEQVGELESILCLLNPGARIVRAERGRVALSEVLETGLFDLEKAQRAPGWLRTLRGEAFPETEEYGIESFVFRARRPFHPGRLWEFIHGSWKGVLRSKGFFWLATRMDVTGIWAQAGGACSFEPAGLWWDAVPREEWPEEPEARAELEQEMRAPWGDRRQEIVFITRQVDQTLLREALEECLLTDEEIAPGPEGWSQLEDPFPPWVRVHEAEDEPSAGETA
- a CDS encoding ferrichrome ABC transporter substrate-binding protein, with the translated sequence MAPRGKLRTVSRRSRLGLTLLLSVLLHAALFFALSRVPSVYAPRHVARQAVELEVRYPPEKPRTPPAPAVRPPERTSAPPARRAERPARPGAEEPKSQASTLRPRTEASKSEASAESPAAESLKDDVPRATPERLVLVPEGMLGEGMSLTGEPPSTGRTLRDVPGSEPDPKAIAAREAEEARVRVDGWAQDSLASARATSGAPHPYFAQLQKDFSKKLVNPPSPDLKVLASGMTREQVEAIQRFGKTGSPYAPKERDHRLEQGNRFQAAVEAGRAANMFMVDVTKPILALAAIIEVRQARDGKLLDLEVIVGSGDPTFDAWAMSQLRDALARAESPEGEGVGIRDDGMRTRWRLEEYLGNPRVQIHLIGVY